One genomic window of Camelina sativa cultivar DH55 chromosome 5, Cs, whole genome shotgun sequence includes the following:
- the LOC104789779 gene encoding putative nuclease HARBI1, which yields MASSSSNNFENLDKVLDDRFEQVYDQAFDHISAAHADRQQARKPRKKRVHIERNREDGHIRLWNDYFSEDATYPPHLFRRRFRMNKALFMRITDRLSNEILFFQQRRDATGRFGLSAIQKCTAAIRMMAYGRAADAFDEYLRISETTTMQCLVNFVEGVINLFGDEYLRRPTPEDLQRLLDIGELRGFPGMIGSIDCMHWEWKNCPTAWKGQYTRGSGKSTIILEAVASHDLWIWHTFFGPPGTLNDINVLDRSPVFDDILQGHAPKVNYFVNGREYHLAYYLTDGIYPKWATFIQSIRIPQDPKASLFATYQEAVRKDVERAFGVLQSRFAIVKNPDLVHDKETIGKIMRACIILHNMIVKDERDGYRQLDPTEFAQVETHRTSHVDSTFSTDRPSNVNNLMTILSKPKEVRSQEKHQQLKDDLVENIWQKFATNQYYN from the coding sequence ATGGCATCTTCTTCTagtaataattttgaaaatttggacaAAGTGCTTGATGATCGATTTGAGCAAGTGTATGATCAAGCGTTCGATCATATTAGTGCTGCTCATGCTGATCGCCAACAAGCAAGAAAGCCAAGGAAAAAAAGAGTCCATATTGAAAGAAATCGTGAAGATGGACATATCCGcttgtggaacgattattttagTGAAGATGCAACATACCCTCCTCATCTTTTTCGTCGtcgctttagaatgaacaagGCGTTGTTCATGCGTATTACTGATCGACTCTCTAATGAAATTCTAttctttcaacaaagaagagatgctaccGGAAGGTTCGGTCTCTCTGCAATACAGAAGTGTACAGCagcaattcgtatgatggcatatggtcGTGCAGCTGATGCGTTTGATGAATACCTCCGGATTTCTGAAACCACTACGATGCAATGCTTGGTCAATTTTGTTGAAGgagttataaatttatttggagatgagtatcTAAGGAGACCCACACCAGAGGACCTTCAACGTTTACTCGATATTGGAGAGCTACGaggatttcccgggatgataggaagcatcgattgtatgcattgggagtggaagaattgcccgaccgcatggaaaggtcaatacACACGTGGATCCGGAAAGTCAACCATCATTTTAGAGGCTGTAGCGTCACATGATCTGTGGATATGGCACACATTTTTTGGACCTCCAGGTACGTTAAACgatatcaatgttcttgatCGCTCTCCggtttttgatgatatattacaAGGTCATGCTCCAAAAGTTAATTACTTTGTCAACGGCCGCGAGTATcatttggcttactatctcaccgatggtatttatccaaaatgggctacttttatccaatctattcGGATTCCACAAGATCCAAAGGCATCCTTGTTTGCTACATATCAAGAAGCTGTccgtaaagatgtcgagcgtgcttttggagtcttgcaatcTCGCTTCGCTATAGTCAAAAATCCGGATCTTGTCCATGATAAGGAAACAATTGGAAAGATAATGAGAGCGTGTATCATACTTCACAACATGATAGTAAAAGACGAACGAGATGGGTATAGACAGTTGGATCCAACAGAATTCGCACAAGTAGAAACACACAGAACTTCACATGTGGACTCTACATTTTCAACTGATAGACCTTCAAATGTCAACAATTTGATGACCATTCTCAGCAAGCCGAAGGAAGTTCGTAGTCAGGAAAAACATCAACAATTGAaggatgatttggttgagaatatctggcaaaaatttgCCACAAATCAATATTACAACTAA